The following proteins come from a genomic window of Achromobacter deleyi:
- a CDS encoding PD-(D/E)XK nuclease family protein, which yields MSITHRSTLIIHGRLAMRVSRLAASLGGRHGLQIMSFEQAAVRLAGGFARPIDDESLRAAIQAALPATPMGELESIKALPGMIDAAADTLHKAWRAGIDLAARAADHPRLAAIARLEAAVLDQLPSGMMRPRDIVTAATARICHATAVLGPLEIVGLTELSPCWRPLLQALTAHIPVRWTAGPRSVPAWLDGTGVTVSRAPAHAPGISAASAATAYHEAIEAMRWARSLLASGIPASDIAIATASPADYDDHFLALRADANIDLHFIHGIRTVATREGQAAAALADIVVRGLSQSRLRRLAALCRDSGPFETLPEGWLRVLPTDAPLSTLGAWNRLLARLTPEDWPDGADHVAALRTAVETLVKGSAAASEIGEAFLKGRALAIWRKALLAGPAASIDATLETLKQDDGLEACVCVAWMPASALAASPRRFVRLIGLNSSRWPRGIAEDRLIPGHIIPTQVLDPLPVNLADRRDFETILATTADTVVLSRARRDNDGRLLGRSPLLAGRGDETYLRRNATPAHAFSETDRLMARPQEFAADPQAVGAQGCWRDWGQAEITPHDGLVRADHPLVLAILGRTQSASSLRRLLRNPLSFVWVYAFGWHEPQSSTEPLVLDALGIGDLVHLVLDRALRDLETGDGLASADAEAIEAAVARAAQAVAADWESERPVPPAVIWSRTLDDARVMAGRALSYGDDVLPGARSYGEVPFGGLEPKSDAETPWDASEPVAIPDTGFNIAGYIDRLDISGDGKRALVRDYKTGRPPRGDIRLNGGRELQRCLYAFAVKALLGDDVAISASLLYPREPVNLQLDDPEAVLEEITGYLRAARSSLAGGAALPGPDTGGDYDDLAFALPANASATYCKRKMPAATERLGEVAQVWEAE from the coding sequence ATGAGCATTACTCACCGATCTACCCTGATCATTCACGGTCGCCTCGCCATGCGGGTGAGTCGCCTGGCGGCGAGCCTTGGTGGTCGGCACGGTCTCCAGATCATGTCCTTCGAGCAGGCCGCCGTCCGGCTGGCGGGCGGCTTCGCCCGCCCTATCGACGACGAGAGCCTGCGCGCGGCCATCCAGGCGGCCTTGCCTGCCACGCCGATGGGGGAGTTGGAGAGCATCAAGGCTCTTCCCGGCATGATCGACGCCGCGGCCGACACGCTCCACAAAGCCTGGCGCGCGGGCATCGATCTTGCCGCACGCGCGGCCGATCACCCGCGTCTCGCCGCCATCGCGCGTCTGGAAGCGGCCGTCCTCGACCAGCTTCCGTCCGGCATGATGCGGCCTCGCGACATCGTCACCGCCGCAACCGCCCGTATCTGTCATGCCACGGCGGTCCTCGGCCCATTGGAGATCGTCGGCCTTACCGAACTCTCGCCCTGTTGGCGGCCGCTGCTCCAGGCGCTCACCGCCCATATCCCCGTGCGATGGACGGCCGGCCCGAGGAGCGTTCCCGCATGGCTGGACGGCACCGGCGTCACGGTCTCGCGCGCACCGGCGCATGCGCCGGGAATCAGTGCCGCCAGCGCGGCGACGGCCTATCACGAGGCCATTGAGGCGATGCGCTGGGCGCGCAGCCTGCTTGCCTCGGGCATCCCGGCTTCGGACATCGCCATCGCGACCGCTTCGCCCGCCGACTATGACGATCATTTCCTGGCCCTGCGTGCCGACGCCAACATCGACCTTCACTTCATCCATGGCATCCGCACCGTCGCCACCCGCGAGGGCCAGGCGGCTGCGGCGCTGGCCGACATCGTAGTTCGCGGCCTGTCGCAGTCGCGGCTGCGCCGCCTCGCGGCGCTCTGCCGGGACAGCGGGCCTTTCGAGACCCTGCCCGAAGGCTGGCTGCGGGTGCTGCCGACCGATGCGCCGCTCTCGACGCTAGGCGCCTGGAACCGCCTGCTGGCCCGGCTGACGCCAGAAGACTGGCCCGACGGCGCCGACCACGTTGCTGCGCTGCGCACGGCGGTCGAGACCCTTGTGAAAGGATCGGCGGCCGCCAGCGAGATCGGAGAAGCCTTCCTCAAGGGCCGCGCGCTAGCGATCTGGCGCAAGGCTCTGCTCGCCGGCCCCGCCGCCTCGATCGACGCCACGCTGGAGACCCTGAAGCAGGACGACGGACTGGAAGCGTGCGTCTGCGTCGCCTGGATGCCGGCCAGCGCGCTCGCGGCATCGCCCCGCCGCTTCGTGCGGCTCATCGGGCTTAATTCCTCGCGCTGGCCGCGCGGGATCGCCGAGGACCGGCTGATCCCGGGCCATATCATCCCGACCCAGGTGCTCGACCCGCTGCCGGTCAACCTCGCCGACCGCCGCGACTTCGAGACGATCCTTGCCACGACGGCCGACACCGTCGTTCTGTCGCGCGCCCGGCGCGACAACGACGGGCGTCTCCTGGGTCGCAGCCCTCTGCTCGCCGGGCGTGGCGACGAAACCTATCTGCGCCGCAACGCGACACCGGCGCACGCCTTCAGCGAAACAGACCGCCTCATGGCCCGGCCCCAAGAGTTCGCAGCCGATCCGCAAGCGGTCGGTGCGCAGGGCTGCTGGCGCGACTGGGGGCAGGCCGAGATTACTCCCCATGACGGGCTCGTGCGGGCAGATCATCCGCTCGTTCTCGCCATCCTCGGCCGCACCCAGTCGGCCAGCTCGCTGCGCCGCCTGCTGCGCAATCCGCTGAGTTTCGTGTGGGTCTACGCGTTCGGATGGCATGAACCGCAGAGCAGCACCGAACCGCTCGTGCTCGACGCGCTCGGGATCGGCGATCTCGTTCACTTGGTTCTCGACCGCGCCTTGCGCGACCTCGAAACCGGAGACGGTCTTGCCTCCGCCGACGCCGAGGCCATCGAAGCAGCGGTGGCGCGGGCCGCACAAGCCGTCGCCGCCGATTGGGAAAGCGAGCGCCCGGTTCCGCCGGCCGTCATCTGGAGCCGCACGCTCGACGACGCCCGCGTGATGGCGGGCCGCGCCTTGTCCTATGGTGATGATGTCCTGCCGGGCGCACGCTCCTACGGAGAGGTGCCCTTCGGCGGCTTGGAGCCGAAATCCGACGCGGAAACGCCCTGGGATGCGAGCGAGCCGGTCGCGATTCCCGACACGGGCTTCAACATCGCCGGCTATATCGACCGGCTCGACATCTCGGGCGACGGCAAGCGCGCCCTCGTGCGGGACTATAAGACCGGACGGCCGCCGCGCGGCGACATCCGCCTCAATGGCGGACGAGAGCTTCAGCGCTGTCTCTATGCCTTCGCGGTGAAGGCGCTCCTCGGCGACGATGTCGCCATCAGCGCCTCGCTGCTCTATCCGCGCGAGCCCGTCAATCTCCAGCTCGACGATCCCGAGGCCGTGCTCGAGGAGATCACGGGCTATCTGCGCGCGGCACGGTCGAGTCTCGCCGGAGGCGCGGCCCTGCCTGGCCCGGATACCGGCGGCGACTATGACGACCTCGCTTTCGCCCTGCCGGCCAACGCTAGCGCCACCTATTGCAAACGCAAAATGCCGGCCGCCACGGAGCGGCTTGGCGAAGTCGCTCAGGTCTGGGAGGCGGAATGA
- a CDS encoding helix-turn-helix domain-containing protein: MNLIDIGHSVRVRRSELGLSQAQLAHLSGLSRQTLVGLENGTLSDLGVNRVGEVMAVLGLDSPKPDTQARRKKRGLWMAAKTASVSYAQELAPETLEQALASGEVPASFAPHLTHLLDEAPVPVVVMAVEEAASHTHQPPKQVWRNVAKLAGSLSVHRRELWA; encoded by the coding sequence ATGAATCTCATCGATATCGGCCATTCCGTGCGGGTCCGGCGCTCTGAACTGGGCTTGTCCCAAGCGCAGTTGGCTCACCTCAGCGGCCTGTCTCGTCAGACGCTGGTCGGCCTGGAGAACGGCACCCTGAGCGATCTGGGCGTCAACCGGGTGGGAGAGGTCATGGCGGTGCTGGGTCTGGACAGTCCGAAGCCGGATACGCAGGCGCGGCGCAAGAAGCGCGGGCTCTGGATGGCCGCCAAGACGGCGAGTGTCAGCTATGCGCAGGAACTGGCGCCCGAGACGCTGGAGCAAGCCTTGGCGAGTGGGGAAGTACCTGCTTCATTTGCTCCGCACCTGACGCATTTGCTGGATGAGGCGCCCGTGCCTGTCGTCGTGATGGCTGTTGAGGAGGCTGCCTCGCATACACACCAGCCGCCAAAGCAGGTCTGGCGCAACGTGGCGAAGCTGGCCGGATCGTTGTCCGTGCATCGTCGCGAACTGTGGGCATGA
- a CDS encoding nucleotidyl transferase AbiEii/AbiGii toxin family protein: MKSGALPSGPWEKLFPRALALIDEISRYGGITDPFWTLGGGTVLMFRYSHRLSKDIDIFVPDPQYLGFVSPRLSDTAADLTQDYTEQLGTFVKLQFEEGEVDFVAAPNLLEDAWDTWDIGGRAVKVETAAEIIAKKMDHRGDRVTARDLFDFALVIEREPRQLLAATPFLLRHREAFLSQIRAPHASLRAAFEAIATLEYTPSFDHCVAVVGDFLGEL, encoded by the coding sequence ATGAAGTCCGGAGCATTGCCCAGCGGTCCCTGGGAAAAGCTGTTCCCGCGGGCGCTGGCGCTGATTGACGAGATCAGTCGATATGGCGGCATTACGGACCCATTCTGGACGTTGGGTGGTGGAACGGTGCTGATGTTTCGGTACAGCCATCGGCTGAGCAAAGACATCGACATCTTCGTGCCTGACCCCCAGTACCTCGGCTTTGTGTCGCCGCGATTGAGCGACACCGCTGCGGATTTGACGCAGGACTACACCGAGCAATTAGGTACCTTCGTCAAACTGCAGTTCGAGGAGGGCGAGGTCGATTTCGTCGCTGCTCCCAATTTGCTGGAAGATGCCTGGGACACATGGGATATCGGCGGTCGCGCAGTCAAAGTAGAGACTGCCGCTGAAATCATTGCCAAGAAGATGGACCACCGCGGTGATCGGGTCACGGCGCGGGATCTTTTCGACTTTGCGCTCGTGATCGAGCGCGAGCCTCGGCAGCTTCTGGCAGCGACGCCATTCCTTCTACGCCATCGGGAGGCATTCCTGTCCCAGATCCGAGCGCCGCATGCCAGCTTGCGCGCTGCGTTCGAGGCCATCGCTACGTTGGAGTACACGCCCAGCTTCGATCATTGCGTAGCCGTGGTCGGGGATTTTCTGGGTGAACTGTAG
- a CDS encoding IS256 family transposase: MPMKKKRTAAAQAAARGPLPEVPAELLDHLVKGPMTPSEVQDLFLSFQKAVIERTMAAEMNLHLGYRPGQDKPEGQANERNGASGKTVLTDHGPVRVELPRERDGSFAPILIPKHERRFTGFDDRIIAMYARGMSVREIQAFLAESYGTEVSPDFISSVTDEVMAETIAWQNRPLEAMYPVVFFDALRVKIRDDGGVSNKAVYLALGVQADGQRDVLGLWVEQTEGAKFWLKVFNELKTRGCQDILIAVVDGLKGLADAIGTAFPRTTVQTCIVHLIRNSLDYAGWKDRKAVAAALRPIYAAASAQAAEQALQAFAHGPWGIKYPTIVAAWQRAWENVTPFFVFPPDIRRVIYTTNAIESLNMQLRKIIKTRGHFPTDEAAIKLLWLALRNVLAKSVRATFDWKVAMNQFAILFGERFTAVRG; encoded by the coding sequence ATGCCGATGAAGAAGAAACGCACAGCAGCCGCTCAGGCAGCGGCCCGTGGGCCGCTGCCTGAAGTGCCGGCCGAGTTGCTGGATCATCTGGTCAAGGGACCGATGACGCCCAGCGAGGTTCAAGACCTGTTCCTGTCGTTCCAGAAGGCGGTGATCGAGCGTACGATGGCCGCGGAGATGAACTTGCATCTGGGATATCGACCCGGCCAAGACAAGCCCGAAGGCCAGGCCAACGAGCGCAACGGCGCCAGCGGCAAGACGGTGCTGACCGATCATGGTCCGGTGCGCGTGGAGCTGCCCCGCGAGCGGGACGGCTCCTTTGCCCCGATCCTGATCCCCAAGCACGAGCGGCGCTTCACCGGGTTCGATGACCGGATCATCGCCATGTACGCCCGAGGCATGAGCGTGCGCGAGATCCAGGCGTTCCTGGCTGAGAGCTACGGCACCGAGGTCTCACCGGACTTCATCAGCTCGGTCACCGACGAAGTCATGGCCGAGACCATCGCCTGGCAGAACCGGCCCTTGGAGGCGATGTACCCGGTGGTGTTCTTTGACGCGCTGCGGGTCAAGATCCGCGACGACGGCGGGGTCAGCAACAAGGCGGTGTACCTGGCGCTGGGCGTGCAGGCCGACGGCCAGCGCGACGTGCTGGGCCTGTGGGTCGAGCAGACCGAGGGGGCCAAGTTCTGGCTCAAGGTCTTCAATGAACTGAAGACCCGAGGGTGCCAGGACATCCTGATCGCCGTGGTCGACGGCTTGAAGGGCCTGGCCGACGCCATCGGCACGGCCTTCCCGCGCACGACGGTGCAGACCTGCATCGTGCATCTGATCCGCAACAGCCTGGATTACGCCGGCTGGAAGGATCGCAAGGCCGTGGCCGCCGCCTTGCGCCCGATCTACGCTGCCGCCAGCGCACAAGCGGCCGAGCAGGCGCTCCAGGCGTTCGCCCACGGGCCCTGGGGGATCAAGTACCCAACGATCGTCGCGGCCTGGCAGCGGGCGTGGGAGAACGTCACCCCGTTCTTCGTCTTCCCGCCGGACATCAGGCGCGTGATTTACACCACAAACGCCATAGAAAGTTTGAACATGCAGTTGCGCAAGATCATCAAGACGCGAGGCCACTTCCCAACGGATGAGGCCGCCATCAAGCTTCTATGGCTGGCGCTACGCAACGTGCTGGCCAAGTCTGTCAGGGCGACCTTCGACTGGAAAGTCGCCATGAACCAGTTTGCTATCCTGTTCGGCGAGCGCTTTACCGCGGTGCGGGGATAA
- a CDS encoding HNH endonuclease has translation MIVFSLIFPKSLISIIKAACTSLRKWRKPRHNGAAMEKCLFCDTELAPGSEEHVFLSALGGRISTYRATCQACNNAFASDETGKIDDALAESFKEIRNGLKIWSGRKAPPPTLLKAGTMQNGAEFDLAPGFVPIMRPGRIPGQITLNSEHQLSARDEADAKRMLDILSKRGLSAKVGAATRVQQKVPQVHFRPSFDGPKVWRCVAKTAVVGFVVLYGNEQARAFISSDLRSAIRTGTPPINNFAGWDFTNEWPSILKLEPHLKTPDAQPSGFEHSLSVADVGDVSVAYVTIFGYWKFSVVLGSRTGLPARGLAVNPRSTTLSRFIVNFSAPQTYNAKSPSSFSSEHTKITQSVSQAFNSALSQWSTEAHDTRVQQIVEEMETELLAAGEDESRRATVIGTFARKLAVVEHGGAWESELNLSFNEDKGTPETTD, from the coding sequence ATGATTGTTTTCAGCCTAATATTCCCCAAAAGCCTTATCTCAATAATCAAGGCGGCTTGCACATCTCTTCGGAAATGGAGAAAGCCGCGTCACAACGGAGCGGCGATGGAAAAATGTTTGTTTTGCGATACGGAGCTGGCCCCAGGTAGTGAAGAACACGTATTTCTTTCTGCACTTGGCGGACGAATCAGCACATATCGAGCAACATGCCAAGCGTGCAACAACGCGTTTGCTTCAGATGAAACGGGCAAGATCGACGATGCACTAGCCGAAAGCTTTAAAGAAATCCGAAACGGCTTGAAGATTTGGTCTGGAAGAAAAGCACCTCCACCAACGCTCCTCAAAGCAGGCACGATGCAGAACGGCGCAGAATTCGATTTGGCGCCCGGGTTCGTCCCGATAATGCGACCTGGCCGGATACCAGGGCAGATCACCCTGAACTCTGAGCATCAACTCTCCGCACGCGATGAGGCCGACGCAAAGCGGATGCTCGATATTCTTTCCAAGCGAGGGCTTTCCGCCAAAGTTGGTGCTGCGACACGAGTGCAGCAGAAAGTTCCACAAGTGCATTTCCGTCCATCATTTGATGGACCAAAGGTATGGCGATGCGTAGCAAAAACGGCCGTAGTTGGATTTGTTGTTCTTTACGGAAACGAGCAGGCCAGAGCATTCATTTCGAGTGATCTTCGCAGTGCTATCCGCACGGGGACTCCACCAATCAACAATTTCGCTGGATGGGATTTTACGAACGAATGGCCCAGCATTCTCAAGCTTGAGCCACATCTCAAGACACCAGATGCACAGCCGTCTGGATTCGAGCACTCATTAAGTGTCGCCGATGTAGGAGACGTATCCGTAGCGTATGTGACCATATTTGGCTACTGGAAATTTTCCGTAGTGCTCGGATCAAGAACCGGACTGCCCGCCCGGGGTCTGGCAGTAAATCCGCGCAGCACAACGCTCTCTCGCTTCATCGTGAATTTTAGTGCTCCACAGACTTATAACGCAAAATCGCCTAGCTCTTTTTCGTCTGAGCATACAAAAATTACGCAAAGTGTCAGCCAAGCATTTAATAGCGCACTTAGCCAATGGAGTACCGAAGCACATGACACTCGCGTACAGCAGATTGTCGAAGAAATGGAGACAGAGCTTCTGGCTGCGGGAGAAGACGAATCACGCAGAGCGACTGTCATTGGAACCTTTGCACGAAAACTGGCGGTCGTCGAACATGGCGGAGCTTGGGAGTCCGAGTTGAATCTAAGCTTCAATGAAGATAAAGGCACGCCGGAGACAACCGATTAA
- a CDS encoding DUF2958 domain-containing protein has protein sequence MSALITDEQRYLLLANGRESLQNPDFDPAPVVKLFTPDAGATWLLTEIDPDDHDHAFGLCDLGQGEPELGWVSLQELATVRGKLGLPIERDLHFRAEKRLSAYARDARRAGQIVV, from the coding sequence ATGAGCGCACTCATCACCGACGAACAACGCTACCTGCTGCTGGCCAACGGCCGCGAATCACTCCAGAACCCGGACTTTGATCCGGCACCCGTGGTCAAGCTGTTCACGCCGGACGCCGGCGCGACCTGGCTGCTGACCGAGATCGACCCGGACGATCACGACCACGCTTTCGGCTTGTGTGACCTGGGCCAGGGAGAACCCGAACTCGGCTGGGTCAGTTTGCAGGAGTTGGCGACTGTCCGGGGAAAGCTCGGCCTGCCGATCGAGCGCGACTTGCACTTCCGCGCGGAGAAACGCTTGAGTGCCTACGCGCGTGATGCGCGGCGGGCTGGGCAAATCGTCGTCTGA
- a CDS encoding zinc-dependent alcohol dehydrogenase family protein has product MKAIVLTAFGGPESFELRDVPKPVPQPGQVLVRVHATSINPLDYQVRRGDYPDLAPLPAITGHDVSGVVEAVGPGVTAFAPGDEVWYTPQIFDGPGSYAEYHVAAESIVGKKPASLSHLEAASLTLVGGTAWEALVVRAGLRVGESILVHGGAGGVGHVAIQLAKAIGARVFTTVRDDNAEFVRDLGADVTIDYEKEDYVDAILRETGGRGVDVVFDTIGGNTLSRSPDVLAQLGRVVSIVDIAQPQNLIQAWGKNASFHFVFTRQNRGKLDELSALVERGQLRPHVGAVYSLADIPAAHARLESANNGLRGKIAIAVGELANAATS; this is encoded by the coding sequence ATGAAAGCCATCGTACTCACCGCCTTCGGCGGCCCTGAATCCTTTGAACTGCGCGACGTGCCCAAGCCCGTGCCGCAACCGGGCCAGGTCCTGGTCCGCGTCCACGCCACCTCCATCAACCCGCTCGACTACCAGGTCCGCCGCGGCGACTACCCCGACCTGGCGCCCCTGCCCGCCATCACCGGCCACGACGTCTCCGGCGTGGTCGAAGCCGTCGGGCCGGGCGTGACCGCCTTCGCCCCCGGCGATGAGGTCTGGTACACCCCGCAGATCTTCGACGGCCCCGGCAGCTACGCCGAATACCACGTCGCCGCCGAAAGCATCGTCGGCAAGAAGCCCGCCTCGCTGAGCCATCTGGAAGCGGCCAGCCTGACGCTGGTCGGCGGCACCGCCTGGGAAGCCCTGGTCGTGCGCGCCGGACTGCGCGTCGGCGAAAGCATCCTGGTGCATGGCGGCGCCGGCGGCGTCGGCCATGTGGCGATCCAGCTCGCCAAGGCCATCGGCGCCCGGGTCTTCACGACCGTGCGCGACGACAATGCCGAATTCGTGCGCGACCTGGGCGCCGACGTCACCATCGACTACGAAAAGGAAGACTACGTCGACGCGATCCTGCGCGAGACTGGCGGGCGCGGCGTCGACGTGGTGTTCGACACCATCGGCGGCAACACGCTGTCGCGCAGCCCCGACGTGCTGGCGCAACTGGGACGCGTGGTCTCGATTGTCGATATCGCCCAGCCGCAGAACCTGATCCAGGCGTGGGGCAAGAACGCCAGCTTCCACTTCGTGTTCACGCGGCAGAATCGCGGCAAGCTGGATGAGCTGAGCGCGTTGGTGGAGCGCGGTCAACTGCGGCCGCATGTGGGCGCGGTGTATTCGCTTGCCGATATTCCGGCGGCGCATGCGCGGCTGGAGAGCGCGAACAATGGGCTGCGGGGGAAGATCGCGATTGCGGTGGGGGAATTGGCGAACGCCGCGACCTCCTGA
- a CDS encoding ArsR/SmtB family transcription factor, protein MDLLDVFKALSNRTRLEILKGLKAPANSFPPQDEGDVNTVGVCVSSIQEGVGLSQSTVSDYLATLQRAGLVEATRIGSWTYYKRNEATISALAEIIGKEL, encoded by the coding sequence ATGGACCTGCTCGACGTCTTCAAAGCCCTCTCGAATCGCACGCGCCTTGAAATCCTGAAGGGTTTGAAGGCCCCCGCCAACAGCTTCCCGCCGCAGGACGAGGGGGATGTGAATACGGTCGGCGTCTGCGTCAGCAGCATCCAGGAAGGCGTCGGGCTGTCGCAGTCCACGGTGTCCGACTACCTCGCCACGCTGCAACGCGCCGGCCTGGTCGAAGCCACGCGCATCGGCTCGTGGACGTATTACAAGCGCAACGAAGCCACCATCAGCGCCCTGGCCGAGATCATCGGGAAAGAGCTGTAG
- a CDS encoding LysR family transcriptional regulator has translation MDIQDLQTFVEVADTGGISPAALRLGVSKSIVSRRLARLEAELGVQLLARNTRGAALTEAGATFRDHAARACAEIETARETILPTGELCGRLRVAAPLSFGPAHVAPVLAELARRHPQLQIHTAYSDRFVDLIAEGFDCAIRVGNLQDSNLIARRVGPLLGKFVASPDYIKTHGAPQTPEELAAHQAVMQGTEAWQLQDGDKVISVRPQGRFKADSGVALAVAAAAGLGVAVLPDYLVDDYIASGALVAVMTRHPPPPAGIYVIRPPGQHPPRKVRALTELLIECFEGRHLPVSAPGS, from the coding sequence ATGGACATCCAGGACCTACAGACCTTCGTGGAAGTGGCCGATACCGGCGGCATCTCGCCGGCCGCGCTGCGGCTGGGCGTGTCCAAGTCGATCGTCAGCCGCCGGCTCGCCCGGCTCGAAGCCGAACTGGGCGTCCAGCTGCTCGCGCGCAACACCCGCGGCGCGGCGCTCACCGAGGCCGGCGCCACGTTCCGCGACCATGCCGCCAGAGCCTGCGCCGAAATCGAGACCGCCCGCGAAACGATCCTGCCCACCGGCGAACTCTGCGGCCGCCTGCGCGTGGCCGCGCCCTTGTCCTTCGGCCCGGCCCACGTCGCGCCGGTGCTCGCCGAACTGGCGCGGCGCCATCCGCAACTGCAGATCCACACTGCCTACAGCGATCGTTTCGTCGACCTCATCGCCGAGGGCTTCGACTGCGCGATCCGGGTCGGCAACCTGCAGGACTCGAACCTGATCGCCCGGCGGGTGGGCCCGCTGCTGGGCAAGTTCGTGGCCAGCCCGGACTACATCAAAACGCACGGCGCTCCGCAGACGCCCGAGGAACTGGCCGCCCACCAGGCCGTCATGCAAGGCACGGAAGCCTGGCAGCTGCAGGATGGCGACAAGGTCATCAGCGTCCGCCCGCAGGGCCGCTTCAAGGCCGACAGCGGCGTCGCCCTCGCCGTCGCCGCGGCCGCCGGGCTGGGCGTCGCGGTGCTGCCCGACTACCTGGTCGATGACTACATCGCCTCCGGCGCGCTGGTGGCGGTGATGACGCGCCACCCGCCCCCGCCCGCGGGGATCTACGTCATCCGCCCGCCGGGCCAGCATCCGCCGCGCAAAGTGCGGGCGCTGACCGAATTGCTGATCGAGTGTTTCGAGGGGCGGCACCTTCCGGTGAGCGCGCCCGGGTCTTGA
- a CDS encoding hydrolase, which translates to MTFRNGLDSLLRPEDSVLVLIDHQPYQLTNLNSHDPQTVVNNSTALAKSAKAFGVPTILTSVIADRGGFIFPQITDVFPGQEVIDRTFINTWEDRKVVDAVKATGRKQLIIAGLWTEICVAMPVIQALGEGWDVTVVTDACGGVSVEAHEVAIQRMIAAGANMMTWLAVAAEWQRDWARTEHAGELTDILKQHAAGSGIAYLWEQQLLNTPAPGR; encoded by the coding sequence ATGACTTTTCGCAATGGCCTTGATTCGCTTCTCCGTCCCGAAGATTCCGTGCTCGTGCTGATCGATCATCAGCCGTACCAGCTCACCAATCTGAACAGCCACGATCCGCAGACGGTCGTCAACAATTCCACGGCGTTGGCCAAGTCCGCCAAGGCCTTCGGCGTTCCCACCATCCTGACCAGCGTGATCGCGGATCGTGGCGGCTTCATCTTTCCGCAGATCACCGACGTGTTCCCCGGCCAGGAGGTGATCGACCGGACCTTCATCAACACCTGGGAGGACCGCAAGGTGGTCGACGCGGTCAAGGCCACGGGCCGCAAGCAGTTGATCATCGCGGGGCTGTGGACCGAGATCTGCGTGGCGATGCCGGTGATCCAGGCCCTGGGCGAGGGCTGGGACGTGACGGTCGTGACCGACGCCTGCGGCGGGGTCTCGGTCGAGGCGCACGAGGTGGCGATCCAGCGCATGATCGCCGCCGGCGCCAACATGATGACGTGGCTGGCCGTGGCGGCCGAATGGCAACGCGACTGGGCGCGGACCGAGCATGCCGGGGAATTGACCGACATCCTGAAGCAGCATGCCGCGGGCAGCGGTATCGCGTATCTGTGGGAGCAGCAGCTGCTGAACACGCCCGCGCCGGGTCGCTGA